The segment GGCTAAATCGGCAATTGTTGATTTGAAATTGTCTATTAAAGAATATATAGCCCTACATAAACTTGCCTATTTATTGTATCAGAAAGGAGACATTGAGCGGGCTTATAAATATCTGAATCGTTCAATGGCTGATGCAGTTTTCTGCAATGCCCGCTTCCGGGCCATCAGTATCACGCAGTCTTATCCGATTATTGACCGGGCCTATAAGGTCAAATCTGCACAAGAACAACATTTGCGTCAGATACTTATGTTTATTTCTTTAGGGGTTATGTTACTGTTAGCTGTTATGGTTCTTTATATTTCCAGACAGATGCACAAACTGAAGATTGCCCGATTGGAACTAAGTAATATGAATGAGCAGCTGCAACATGTAAACAAACAGTTATATCAGGTAAATCAAGAGCTTTCTTCTGCCAATATGATTAAGCAGGAATACATCGTACATTATTTGGACCAGTGCACGATGTATCTGGATAAGATGGAGAATTATCGGCGCTCTTTGGAAAACTTGTCGATTTCAAAAGATCTAAAAAACCTTTTTAAAGCGATTAAATCTGAATCGTTTATCACAGAAGAACGGGAAAAGTTCTACAAGAGTTTTGATGAAACCTTTTTAAGTCTATTTCCGCATTTTGTGGAATCATTCAATGCGTTATTGCGTGATGAGGAACGTATATATCCACATCCAGGCGAGTTGCTGTCGACTGAGTTACGCATTTTCGCCCTGATTCGTCTGGGAATTACGGATAGTAATAAGATTGCCCGTTTCTTGCGTTATTCACTGACAACGATTTATAATTATCGGAGTAAAGTCCGGAACAAGGCCAAAGACAAGACACAGTTTGAAATACAGGTCGGACAGATACAAAGTTGATCTTCTTTTACGGATATATAAATAGAATTGATAAGGCCATAAATATTATATATTTGATTCTCAACTGGATATTTCTTATTTTTGTGTTATCAAATTACTAAGGAATATAAATTAAAACAGGAGGATAGAATATGAGTGTAACGTATTTGAATAAGGAAGATTTTACGGCTAAGGTGGCAAATGTATGGAATGGTGAAGAATGGAAATATCTGGGAGATAAACCGGCTATTATCGACTTTTTCGCTACTTGGTGTGGCCCGTGTAAGGCCTTGTCGCCTATTTTAGACGAAGTGGCCGACAAGTATAAGGATCAGATTTACGTATATAAAGTAGACGTTGACCAACAAGAAGAATTGTCGGCGCTTTTTAATATCCGTACTGTACCGTCATTATTATTTATTCCGATGGAAGGTAAACCGAAGATGGGACGTGGTGTTATGCCTAAGTCTGATCTGGAATATGCTATCAAGACTGTATTGTTGTAATGGCTTTGGATCATTGAACAAGAAGATCGGGTATAAAACTAACGAATATTGAAAACGAATCTAACGAGAATCAATAACGGTTCTCGTTAGTTTTGTCAATAGCTCATTTGCATAAGTAGGATAAAAGAGCTTGTTTTAAATTATTTATAAGATATAGAGAGCTGGTAGTTGAATTTTCTTACCTTTGCGGGAACTTAATATGTGGAAGTTATGAATGAAGAAATCATTCAGTTTTTAACGGAATTGAAAGAAAATAATAATCGTATCTGGTTTCAGGAGAATAAAGCCCGATATGATCGGCTGCGCGAAGCATTTATCGATGAAGTACAGGAGCTGATCAATCGGATCGCATTATTCGATCCGGAAATAAAGAATGTAGAAGCGAAAGGTTGTCTGTTCCGTATTTATCGGGATATTCGTTTTTCTCCAGATAAAACACCTTATAAAAATCATTTTGCCGCTTATATAGCGCTGGGTGGGCATGCCAGTATGCGAGGTGGATATTATCTTCACTTGGAACCAGGACATTGTATGTTGTCGGGTGGTGTATGGTGTCCGCCGCCCAAGTTACTGAAAATGCTGCGTCGTGATATCTTTGATCATATAGATGAATTTGTTTCTATTTTGGAAGATCCTATTTTCCGTGCGACCTATCCGGCTTTGGAAGGAGAAACCTTAAAACGCATGCCTGTCGGTTATCCGGCAGATTTTGCTCATGGTGAGATTTTACGCCATAAAGACTTTTGCGTTTGTGCGGAGAAGCCTGACAGCTTCTTTACGCAACCGGACTGGATGGAAAAGACTGTAGCTGATTTTCAATTATTATTGCCGTTTAACCGTTTCTTAAATTATACGGTGGATGAATTTTTAGGACGAATCTGATAATTAATATAAGTATTTATGAAACATTTTTTTCAAACCATGTTTGCCTCCATTTTTGGAGTGCTGATTGCAATGGGACTGCTTATCTTGGGTGGCATTTCCTTCTTGGTTGGCGTTGCTGCTTCCAGTAATTCGTCAGCCGAATATAAACCTAAGGAGAATACTGTATTTAAGTTGAAACTGGAAGGAACGGTTTCGGATCAGGTAACCGAGAATCCTTTTAAAGGTTTGTTTGGTGATGGATCGGAATCTATGTCGCTGGTCGATATAACAAAAGCGATTCGTAAAGCAAAGACAAACGATAAGATCAAGGGAATCTATTTGGATGCCAGTGGCATGTCGGGCGGTTTTGCCAGTTTCGAAGCAATCCGTCGGGAATTGGAGGACTTCAAGAAAAGCGGAAAGTTCATTGTTTCATATGCGGATAATTATACACAAGGAACCTATTATCTGGCCAGTGTTGCTGATTCTGTATTTGTAAATCCACAAGGAGCCGTTAGTCTGGTGGGATTGGCTTCTCAGGGAGTTTTCTTCAAGAACCTGGCTGCTAAAGTGGGAATGGAATTTTATATCTTCAAAGTAGGTACTTATAAAAGTGCGGTCGAGCCGTATATGACGGATAAGTTCAGTGATGCGAATCGGGAACAGCTGACTTCTTTCTTAGGTAATATCTGGGGAAATATGACATCGGCTATTTGTGCGTCTCGTAATATCGCTCCTTCCGAGTTGGATACATTCCTGAATCAGGGTTTGGCTTTAGGGGATGCGAAGTTGTCTGTCGATTACAAGCTGGTAGATGCATTAGCTTATCGGAAGGAAGCAGAAGATTGCGTAAAACGGATGGCCGGACAACCGGTTGATGATAAAATGGTATCTGCCGATGTGAAAAAGATGCTTGCTATTCCGGAAAAGACAAAAGAAAGCAGCAATAAGATAGCTGTTCTGTATGCAGAAGGTGAGATCCGCGAAAAGAGCAATTCTGCAATGGGTATGGATGAAGCTGTCATTTCGGAAGATATGGCTGAAGAATTGCGGAAGCTGGCTAAAGATGATGATGTGAAAGCCGTTGTATTCCGTGTGAATTCTCCGGGTGGTAGTGCTTATATCTCCGAACAGATCTGGAAAGAAGTTGTAGATCTGAAAGCGAAGAAACCGATTGTTGTTTCTATGGGTGACTATGCAGCTTCAGGTGGCTATTATATTTCGTGTGCCGCTAATAAGATTATTGCTGAACGCTCTACACTGACAGGTTCTATCGGTGTCTTTGGTGTTGTCCGGAATATGGCAGGAACCTTTAAATTGTTGGATGTAACGACGGATATTGTAAAGACAAATACGTATGCAGACTTAGGTGATATAAGTCGCCCGATGCGCGAAGATGAAAAAGCATTGATGCAGAAAGGAGTTGAACATACGTATGATTTGTTCCTGACTCGTTGCTCTGACGGACGCGGTTTACCGAAGGATTCGATTGACCATATCGGACAAGGCCGTGTGTGGACAGGCGAACAGGCTCTGGATCGTGGCTTGGTTGATAAATTAGGTGGTATGGACGTTGCGATTGAAGAGGCTGCTTCGTTGGCAGGTGTTACGGCTTATACAGTAACAACAGCCAATACCAAGAAAGACTTCTTTACGGAATATATGGAAAAAATGATGGGAGATGCGAAGGTTTCATTCATTCGTACGGCTTTAGGTGACGAAGACTTCGCCGTTTATTCCAACATTCAGCGCATGAAATCGCAGACCGGTATTCAGGCTCGTATGCCTTATCTGATTCAAGGATTATAATTAGAAGCGATAAGTTGAAAAGTGGACGAGTTGACAGGGTGTGAGGTTCTTTTCTGTTATAAAGATTACCTGAAAACCTTGTCAACTCGTTTGCTTGTATCTATCTATATTGAAAACGTATAAATGAAGGAACTTGCTAACTCTAGATTATTTATGTTGAAGTATTGGAAATGGATGTTCGTCTTGTTTGTAGCGGTTTTGTCGTCGTGTAAAACAACACAACAGCCTGTTAAACAATCGTTGGTATTGGGAGAAAATCCGAAACGGGAGTTTCGGGGTGCCTGGATTCAGACGGCTTTTCAGGGAGAATACAAGGAAATGTCGGTAAAGGAAATGCGGCGGAGCTTTATCCGTAAACTCGATTTCCTGGAGAAATGCGGTATGAATGCCATTATTTTCCAAGTACGTCCGGAAGCCGATGCTTTTTATCGTTCGGAACTGGAACCGTGGAGCCGTTTCTATACGGGAGAACAGGGCCGTGCTCCGGAAGGAAACTTCGATGTGATGGCTTTCTTGATTGAGGAATGCCACAAACGGAATATGGAGTTTCATGCTTGGTTAAATCCGTATCGGATCAGTACAGCCGGAAATACCAAGTTTGCCGATTCGCATATTTATCACCAGCATCCGGAATGGTTTGTTACTTATAACAAACAGATTCTCTTTGATCCGGGTTTGCCACAGTCTCGTCAGTTTATATGCAAGGTGGTAAAAGACATTGTTTCCCGTTATGATGTGGATGCCATTCACATGGATGATTATTTCTATCCGTATCCGGCAGCCGGACAGTTCTTCCCGGACGACAAGAGTTTCCGTAAGTATGGTTTAGCCAAAGGATATACACCTGAACAGAAAGCGGATTGGCGGCGTGAGAATGTCAATAAGCTGATTCGTGAGATCAAGCGGACAATCTTGCTGAATAAACCGTGGGTTCGCTTTGGTATCAGTCCCTTTGGTATCTATCGGAATAAGAAGAATACACCGGACGGTTCCGGCAGTAATACGAATGGTTTGCAGAACTACGACGACTTGTATGCTGATATTACCTATTGGGTAAAACAAGGCTGGATAGATTATAATATTCCTCAGATTTATTGGGAGATGGGACATCCGCTGGCCGATTATACAACCTTGATTAAATGGTGGAGTAAACATGCGTATGGCGGCCATTTATATATCGGACAAGATGTAGCGCGTACGATGAAAGCGGATCAGTTGACCGGGAAGATGCGTTATGAACGTCGTTTGCCGCATATTGAAGGTAACTGTTTTTGGCCGGCCAATGAAATTCTTTGGAACAACAAAGGTGTAGCTGATAGTCTGCAGCGTCATTATCATCGGTATCCGGCATTGATCCCGGCTTATACGAATATGCATAACCGGGCTCCTGAAGAAGTCAAGAAACTGAAGACAGAATGGACGGCCGATGGTTTCT is part of the Parabacteroides sp. AD58 genome and harbors:
- a CDS encoding DUF2461 domain-containing protein, which produces MNEEIIQFLTELKENNNRIWFQENKARYDRLREAFIDEVQELINRIALFDPEIKNVEAKGCLFRIYRDIRFSPDKTPYKNHFAAYIALGGHASMRGGYYLHLEPGHCMLSGGVWCPPPKLLKMLRRDIFDHIDEFVSILEDPIFRATYPALEGETLKRMPVGYPADFAHGEILRHKDFCVCAEKPDSFFTQPDWMEKTVADFQLLLPFNRFLNYTVDEFLGRI
- a CDS encoding glycoside hydrolase family 10 protein — its product is MLKYWKWMFVLFVAVLSSCKTTQQPVKQSLVLGENPKREFRGAWIQTAFQGEYKEMSVKEMRRSFIRKLDFLEKCGMNAIIFQVRPEADAFYRSELEPWSRFYTGEQGRAPEGNFDVMAFLIEECHKRNMEFHAWLNPYRISTAGNTKFADSHIYHQHPEWFVTYNKQILFDPGLPQSRQFICKVVKDIVSRYDVDAIHMDDYFYPYPAAGQFFPDDKSFRKYGLAKGYTPEQKADWRRENVNKLIREIKRTILLNKPWVRFGISPFGIYRNKKNTPDGSGSNTNGLQNYDDLYADITYWVKQGWIDYNIPQIYWEMGHPLADYTTLIKWWSKHAYGGHLYIGQDVARTMKADQLTGKMRYERRLPHIEGNCFWPANEILWNNKGVADSLQRHYHRYPALIPAYTNMHNRAPEEVKKLKTEWTADGFLLHWKAEQSKTNPELAWYFVIYRFDPKEEVDLNNPAKIVGITRNTFYKLPYDEGKIKYRYVVTAVDRFHNESPKGKSKKVKL
- a CDS encoding thioredoxin family protein translates to MSVTYLNKEDFTAKVANVWNGEEWKYLGDKPAIIDFFATWCGPCKALSPILDEVADKYKDQIYVYKVDVDQQEELSALFNIRTVPSLLFIPMEGKPKMGRGVMPKSDLEYAIKTVLL
- the sppA gene encoding signal peptide peptidase SppA — translated: MKHFFQTMFASIFGVLIAMGLLILGGISFLVGVAASSNSSAEYKPKENTVFKLKLEGTVSDQVTENPFKGLFGDGSESMSLVDITKAIRKAKTNDKIKGIYLDASGMSGGFASFEAIRRELEDFKKSGKFIVSYADNYTQGTYYLASVADSVFVNPQGAVSLVGLASQGVFFKNLAAKVGMEFYIFKVGTYKSAVEPYMTDKFSDANREQLTSFLGNIWGNMTSAICASRNIAPSELDTFLNQGLALGDAKLSVDYKLVDALAYRKEAEDCVKRMAGQPVDDKMVSADVKKMLAIPEKTKESSNKIAVLYAEGEIREKSNSAMGMDEAVISEDMAEELRKLAKDDDVKAVVFRVNSPGGSAYISEQIWKEVVDLKAKKPIVVSMGDYAASGGYYISCAANKIIAERSTLTGSIGVFGVVRNMAGTFKLLDVTTDIVKTNTYADLGDISRPMREDEKALMQKGVEHTYDLFLTRCSDGRGLPKDSIDHIGQGRVWTGEQALDRGLVDKLGGMDVAIEEAASLAGVTAYTVTTANTKKDFFTEYMEKMMGDAKVSFIRTALGDEDFAVYSNIQRMKSQTGIQARMPYLIQGL
- a CDS encoding DUF6377 domain-containing protein; translation: MVDNRKVYDNRKEQKIERLKESISLAGNDSVRYEIYNKLFREYFNYQTDSALHYVFLKENLARAKHWNYEDELRMNRSELFSTMGMYKEAIDMLEEIDSKRLPTRQLKYYYAMCSSLYGLVAGYSSTLKEREKYYQASTSYRDSLLPLYTPDTEFYYRLKAGQLMARKSYQEAVDVLQRVPPELIEGHTVGLVAFDLSTAYEGLGNVELEMYYLAKSAIVDLKLSIKEYIALHKLAYLLYQKGDIERAYKYLNRSMADAVFCNARFRAISITQSYPIIDRAYKVKSAQEQHLRQILMFISLGVMLLLAVMVLYISRQMHKLKIARLELSNMNEQLQHVNKQLYQVNQELSSANMIKQEYIVHYLDQCTMYLDKMENYRRSLENLSISKDLKNLFKAIKSESFITEEREKFYKSFDETFLSLFPHFVESFNALLRDEERIYPHPGELLSTELRIFALIRLGITDSNKIARFLRYSLTTIYNYRSKVRNKAKDKTQFEIQVGQIQS